In the Choloepus didactylus isolate mChoDid1 chromosome 5, mChoDid1.pri, whole genome shotgun sequence genome, one interval contains:
- the GSTK1 gene encoding glutathione S-transferase kappa 1 has protein sequence MGPVPRTLELFYDVLSPYSWLGFEILCRYQNIWNINLQLRPSLIAGIMKDSGNKPPALLPRKAKYMNNDIQLLRQHVGVPICLPKDFFSVLLDKGSLSAMRFLTAVNLEHPEMLEKVSRELWMRVWSRDEDITEPQSIMSAAVKAGMSAEQAQELLGKISTPTVKNLLRETTEKACKYGAFGLPITVAHVDGQTHMIFGSDRMELLAHLLGEKWMGPTPPAVNARL, from the exons ATGGGGCCCGTGCCGCGAACTCTGGAGCTCTTCTACGATGTGCTGTCCCCCTACTCCTGGCTAGGTTTCGAG ATCCTGTGCCGATATCAGAACATCTGGAACATCAACCTGCAATTGCGCCCCAGCCTCATTGCAGGGATCATGAAAGACAGTG GAAACAAGCCACCAGCTCTGCTTCCCCGGAAAGCCAAATACATGAATAATGACATTCAACTTCTGAGACAGCATGTTGGGGTCCCCATCTGTTTACCTAAGGATTTCTTCTCTGTGCTCCTTGACAAAG GAAGTCTGTCTGCCATGCGATTCCTCACGGCTGTGAATTTGGAGCACCCAGAGATGCTGGAGAAAGTGTCAAGGGAGCTATGGATGCGTGTCTGGTCACGG GATGAAGACATCACAGAGCCCCAGAGCATCATGTCT GCTGCAGTAAAGGCTGGGATGTCTGCAGAACAAGCACAGGAGCTTCTAGGAAAGATCTCAACACCAACAGTGAAGAACCTGCTCAGGGAAACCACGGAGAAAGCCTGCAAATATGGG GCCTTTGGGCTGCCCATCACAGTGGCCCATGTGGATGGTCAAACCCACATGATATTTGGCTCTGACCGGATGGAGCTGCTGGCACACCTGCTGG GAGAGAAGTGGATGGGGCCTACACCACCAGCAGTGAATGCCAGACTTTAA